From Timaviella obliquedivisa GSE-PSE-MK23-08B:
CAATTTCTAGCGCTGAAACTTTGTACCCGCCTGTTTTAATAATATCTACGCTCATTCGACCTAAGATCCGATAGCGATCGCCCTCAATTACAGCAAAGTCTCCGGTACGAAACCAGCCGTCATCGAAAGCTTTTGAAGTGGCTTCTGGGTTTTGCCAATATTCTAAAAATACTCCAGCGCCTTTGACTTGAATTTCTCCCGGTGTTCCAGGTGACACGATTCCCATCTCATCGACTAATCTCACATGCACTTGAGGCAGAGGCTTGCCCACTGAGCCTGCCCCTCTCTGACCGTGTAAAGGATTGGAAAGCGCCATTCCAATTTCAGTCATTCCATATCGCTCTAATAAGAAGTGACCGCTGATACTATGCCATTTTTCTAAAACTTGAACGGGTAACGCCGCCGATCCAGAAACCATCAGACGCATTTTGGCACACCCAGCGATTCTGCGCTGCTGGCGATCGCGCATCTTTTCATCATCCAAAGGATGACTAGCAGCATCCCAGGCAGCAATCAACTTTGCATAAATCGTTGGAACTGCCATAAATAGAGTCAAGTCACCCTCACTGATGCGGCTCCAAACTGCTTCAGCATCAAACTTAGGAACCATGTGGCACTCTGCTCCCACCCATAGGGCGCAGGTCAACACGTTGATAATTCCATGAATATGATGCAACGGCAGAACATGCAAAATGCGATCATCAGCCACCCATTCCCAGGCAGTGACCAAGCTCGTCACCTGCGCTTGAATGTTATCGTGGGTGATGACTACGCCTTTCGGTTTGCCCGTTGTCCCGCTGGTGTAAAGAATTAATGCCCGTCTGGTGGTCGCGATCGCGGGGAGAATGGCAGGGGTTGGGAGCGGATCTGATGTCAAAATTAAGCGCAAGTGGTGGGCTTCAGCGATCGGACGGAGGATTGTTTCAAAACTAGGATGCGCCACAATAACTGATGCGCTGCAATGGGTAATGACGTACTCTAATTCAGGGCGTGGGTGAACCTGGCACAACGGTACCGCAATGCCGCCAGCCCGCCAAATTCCCCATTGAGTAGCAACATACTGAAACCCAGAGGGAATGAGAAAGGCAATGCGCTGTTCTTCTAAGTCTTCTGCACTATTGAGCAACCGGGTCGCAATTTGCCCAGACACATGAAGTAAATCCTGGTAGCTAAATGCTCCTTCAGTAGCAACGATCGCTGTTCTCTCGTGATGCTTTTGAGCCTGGGTAATCAGTGGAAGATTCACGCTTCTATCCCAAGTGAGGGTTGATGGAGGGCGGTATATATTGCATTGAAAGCATATAGCAATCTTCAGCAGAATGTTAGTCCACTTGCAGAATTTTGTAAAACAGACAGGAGCTTGAGTTCATTAAAGTAAAGATGCTTCATCCATAAACCACGGTAGATTAGTGGCGTTGCTGAATTCAAGTATGAATCGGTGGGTAGCGACTTTCTGGAACGCCCCTTAAATTCCCCACACGTGAGGGACTTTGAAGGTTCGGGAGTCCTCCAGAATGGGGGGTTGGGGGGCGAATTCATACCATCATTCAGCAACGCCGATTAGTTTCATTACCTCTCCATTACCCTCTCTTACGAAAACTATGGATATCTCAGTTAGAAAAGATTGGTTACAAAGCCATACCCTGCTGGGAACGATCGCCCCCGCCGCACTCAGCGCGATCGCCACCCACTTGCAAGAAACCCATATCTCTGCCAATCGCCGCCTTGTTCTTGAAGACACCGTTCCTGACGCGCTATACATTCTTTATAGCGGACATGTTGAAAGCTACCGGACTAGTCCCAACAGTATGGCGAGAGCCGTTGGAATGCTGCCGGGTTCGGTTCTCTATCTCAAGGAACTTCTACTAAATCAAACCGCTGATGAAACTAGCATTACCTTAGATGATTGTGTTCTTTGGCAAGTTTCGCGCGACGAGTTTTTAGCCATCGCCCAGCAGCATCCTGAAATTGCTCAAGCCCTTTCAAAACAGCTAGCCACTGATTTGCAACGCGCCGAATCAGAATTAGCTTATGAGCGCGATCGCTCAGCGGCTTTGCGTCCCTATGTTGTTCCTAAGGTAAGACGGGGCATTGTCGGTTCTAGCCGCTACGCCGTGCGCTTGAGGCAAGATATCAAAAAGGCAACTCAAGAAACAGGCGCTGTTTTAATATTGGGAGAACCTGGTCTGAACAAAGACAATATTGCCGCATTAATTCATTTTGGGTCGCGCGATCGCAAAGAACCTTTAATCAAGGTTAATTGCAGTACGCTCCAAGCCAATGGAGTAGAACTCTTTGGGCGCGGCACTAAGCCAGGGCTGCTGGAATGGATTGGGCACGGCACCGTAATGCTCAACAATTTAGAAGATCTACCTACCGAACTTCTAGACAAACTTAAACAGTTATTAAACACGGGCGAATATACTCCTGTATCGCGAGAAGACACAGAGTCCCTGCCCAAACAGACCGAAGCTC
This genomic window contains:
- a CDS encoding acyl-CoA synthetase; the protein is MNLPLITQAQKHHERTAIVATEGAFSYQDLLHVSGQIATRLLNSAEDLEEQRIAFLIPSGFQYVATQWGIWRAGGIAVPLCQVHPRPELEYVITHCSASVIVAHPSFETILRPIAEAHHLRLILTSDPLPTPAILPAIATTRRALILYTSGTTGKPKGVVITHDNIQAQVTSLVTAWEWVADDRILHVLPLHHIHGIINVLTCALWVGAECHMVPKFDAEAVWSRISEGDLTLFMAVPTIYAKLIAAWDAASHPLDDEKMRDRQQRRIAGCAKMRLMVSGSAALPVQVLEKWHSISGHFLLERYGMTEIGMALSNPLHGQRGAGSVGKPLPQVHVRLVDEMGIVSPGTPGEIQVKGAGVFLEYWQNPEATSKAFDDGWFRTGDFAVIEGDRYRILGRMSVDIIKTGGYKVSALEIEEVLRTHPLIQECAVVGVPDLEWGERVCAALVLRKEESYATQGLSLEAFRSWAKEQLAVYKVPTRILVIEELPRNAMGKVTKPTVVELFL